One genomic segment of Rivularia sp. PCC 7116 includes these proteins:
- a CDS encoding type II toxin-antitoxin system HicB family antitoxin, which produces MKIFTAIVEQDSDTNIYVGYVPGFPGAHSQGETLDELRENLREVIEMLLEDERVVFKTDFVGTQQIVVQ; this is translated from the coding sequence ATCTTCACCGCAATTGTCGAGCAAGATTCTGACACAAATATTTATGTTGGCTATGTTCCTGGATTTCCAGGAGCGCATTCTCAAGGAGAAACTTTGGACGAATTACGTGAAAATCTCCGTGAAGTAATTGAAATGCTTTTAGAAGATGAAAGAGTAGTATTCAAGACGGATTTTGTTGGTACCCAACAGATTGTGGTTCAGTGA
- a CDS encoding type II toxin-antitoxin system HicA family toxin: MSNIPVLKPQEVVRILEKLGFVEVRQKGSHKQFRHQDARGTTVPFHKGRDISPRLLKQIANDIEFTIEEFLELR; the protein is encoded by the coding sequence ATGAGCAACATTCCCGTTTTAAAACCACAAGAAGTTGTACGTATTTTAGAAAAACTCGGTTTTGTAGAAGTTCGTCAAAAAGGTTCGCACAAACAGTTTCGTCATCAAGACGCTAGAGGAACAACTGTTCCGTTTCACAAAGGACGTGATATTTCTCCAAGACTTTTAAAACAGATAGCCAATGACATTGAATTCACAATTGAAGAATTTTTAGAGTTGCGGTAA
- a CDS encoding zeta toxin family protein, with protein MTCTIVIINGAPGVGKSTTAKLLAQSSQNSVCIRGDNIKHWIVNVGWVKHDFQLRVVTTIFINRAVTQHYYLEF; from the coding sequence TTGACTTGTACAATCGTTATTATCAACGGAGCGCCAGGAGTAGGAAAATCAACAACAGCAAAACTTCTTGCTCAATCATCTCAAAATTCGGTTTGCATTCGAGGAGATAACATTAAACATTGGATTGTCAATGTAGGTTGGGTTAAACACGATTTTCAATTAAGAGTTGTAACGACAATTTTTATTAATCGTGCCGTAACCCAACATTACTATCTTGAATTTTGA
- a CDS encoding DUF1272 domain-containing protein, which yields MLELRPICENCKTLLPPDSTEARICSFECTFCRVCVEGILKNVCPNCGGGFVPRPIRPKNNWKDDNYLGKYPATNQHKHRQVDLQAHRQFAENIFSISPELR from the coding sequence ATGCTTGAATTACGACCTATTTGCGAAAACTGTAAAACACTATTACCTCCTGATTCTACGGAGGCTCGGATTTGCTCGTTTGAATGCACCTTCTGTCGAGTATGTGTCGAGGGAATCCTTAAGAATGTATGTCCCAATTGCGGTGGTGGGTTTGTTCCCAGACCAATAAGACCTAAAAATAATTGGAAAGATGATAATTATTTAGGCAAGTATCCTGCTACAAATCAGCATAAGCATCGTCAGGTAGATTTGCAAGCACATAGGCAGTTTGCAGAAAACATTTTTTCCATATCTCCCGAACTGCGGTAA
- a CDS encoding DUF4288 domain-containing protein, with amino-acid sequence MAYIPEDAKWYIAELVMECRIEQEPRNVVHVNIILVRADSPQSAFEKAEQLGKESEASYFNHKNQQATWYYRGLRDLNVIHDDLEHGAELMFEEEIGVSEDEVQDMLTGKSELNIFRKRKPRDSSEPNYGCKEILEEVQRMINAREDEVNSQ; translated from the coding sequence ATGGCGTATATTCCTGAAGATGCAAAATGGTATATTGCAGAACTCGTAATGGAATGCCGAATCGAGCAAGAACCGCGTAATGTTGTTCATGTTAACATCATTCTAGTTCGTGCTGATTCACCTCAATCAGCTTTTGAAAAAGCCGAACAGCTTGGTAAAGAAAGTGAAGCTTCATACTTTAATCATAAAAATCAGCAAGCTACTTGGTACTATCGAGGATTACGAGATTTAAATGTTATTCACGATGATTTAGAACACGGTGCTGAATTAATGTTTGAAGAAGAAATAGGTGTTTCTGAAGATGAAGTCCAAGATATGCTTACTGGGAAGTCTGAGCTAAATATTTTTCGCAAACGGAAACCAAGAGATTCATCAGAACCAAATTATGGCTGTAAGGAGATTTTAGAAGAAGTACAGAGAATGATAAATGCTCGGGAAGATGAAGTTAATTCACAATAA
- a CDS encoding low specificity L-threonine aldolase produces the protein MISLTSDTETKPTKGMRLAIANAPVGDEQKGEDPTVNKLLERTADLLGKEDALFFACGTICNFVSIKTHTRPGDVVLAEHMAHIIRAESGGAAMTSGVLMEPIASERGIFTVDDVQQALDRVAIAPYLYSANPRLLCVEQTHNFAGGTVWQLDELQQVCDFARQKGLATHMDGARLLNAVVATQTTAKDFASCVDSVWIDFSKGLGAPMGAVLAGTKEFIAQARRYKHMFGGAMRQAGIIAAGCLHSLDHHVQRLQEDHKNATYLARRLSQIEGITVRDTSPDTNIVFFDVSELGIDTAMFLNLLQKHGVKMGAVGKSIRAVTHLDVSWTDIEVAIDAITKIARPYANVASNAAQSIPSAQKTVLQSAQTTVLQTAQKTILQTA, from the coding sequence ATGATTTCACTCACAAGCGATACAGAAACAAAGCCTACAAAAGGCATGCGACTGGCGATCGCCAATGCACCGGTTGGAGATGAGCAAAAAGGAGAAGATCCAACCGTTAACAAATTATTAGAACGGACTGCAGATTTACTGGGTAAAGAAGACGCTCTTTTCTTTGCATGTGGAACTATTTGTAATTTCGTATCAATTAAGACACATACTCGCCCTGGTGATGTGGTGCTAGCAGAACATATGGCGCACATAATTCGAGCTGAATCGGGGGGCGCAGCAATGACTTCTGGTGTATTAATGGAACCCATTGCCAGCGAAAGAGGGATTTTTACAGTGGATGATGTGCAACAAGCACTTGATAGAGTGGCAATAGCTCCTTACCTTTACTCTGCAAATCCACGGTTATTGTGCGTTGAGCAAACCCATAATTTTGCAGGAGGTACGGTTTGGCAGCTTGACGAACTACAGCAGGTGTGTGATTTTGCCCGTCAAAAAGGTTTAGCCACCCACATGGATGGAGCAAGACTTTTAAATGCAGTTGTTGCAACTCAAACTACAGCCAAGGATTTTGCTTCTTGTGTTGATTCTGTGTGGATTGACTTTAGTAAAGGACTAGGAGCGCCCATGGGTGCTGTTCTTGCTGGTACAAAGGAGTTCATCGCCCAAGCACGTCGATATAAACACATGTTTGGCGGCGCAATGCGTCAAGCTGGTATTATTGCAGCAGGTTGTCTTCATTCACTTGACCATCATGTTCAACGTTTACAAGAAGACCACAAAAATGCAACTTATTTGGCTCGACGATTGAGTCAAATCGAAGGAATTACAGTTAGAGACACTTCGCCGGATACAAACATTGTTTTCTTTGATGTTTCCGAACTGGGAATCGATACAGCTATGTTCCTTAATCTTTTACAAAAGCATGGTGTAAAAATGGGAGCCGTTGGTAAATCAATTCGGGCTGTTACTCATTTAGATGTTTCTTGGACTGATATCGAGGTTGCGATTGACGCTATTACCAAAATAGCCAGACCTTACGCAAATGTTGCAAGTAATGCTGCACAAAGCATACCAAGCGCTCAAAAAACTGTACTACAGAGTGCCCAGACAACTGTACTACAGACCGCCCAAAAAACTATACTACAGACTGCGTAA
- the tnpA gene encoding IS200/IS605 family transposase, translating to MKPVTKQLASREYRHNNHSVGSATVHLVWIPKRRKPVLVGEVKQRLYQILTEVTAEKGWFIKALEIAPDHVHMLVEHDPSTAINQIVKALKGRSSRILRKEFPHLLKIPALWTHAYFYDTTGKVSSAVIQDYINDPHHY from the coding sequence ATGAAACCTGTAACTAAGCAATTAGCCAGTAGGGAGTACCGTCATAATAATCACTCAGTTGGGAGTGCAACGGTTCATTTGGTCTGGATACCGAAGCGGCGAAAGCCGGTATTAGTGGGAGAGGTTAAGCAGCGACTCTACCAGATTCTGACTGAAGTTACTGCTGAGAAGGGGTGGTTCATTAAGGCGCTAGAGATTGCACCAGACCACGTACATATGTTGGTAGAACACGACCCAAGTACAGCAATTAACCAAATCGTAAAGGCATTAAAAGGCAGGTCGAGCAGAATTTTACGCAAGGAGTTTCCGCACTTGTTAAAAATCCCCGCTTTGTGGACTCATGCGTACTTTTATGACACTACCGGCAAGGTAAGTAGTGCCGTCATTCAAGACTATATTAACGACCCACATCATTACTAA
- a CDS encoding bacteriorhodopsin, which produces MYLTTGEVFNDAYRYADWILTVPLLLTETVAVLALSKEVAKPLLIKLVVASVLMIATGYPGEVSDSVTARVIWGTISTIPFAYILYLLWIELGKSLERQLLRNTFGRC; this is translated from the coding sequence ATGTATTTGACGACGGGTGAAGTGTTTAACGATGCTTACCGCTATGCTGACTGGATATTAACAGTACCATTACTTTTGACTGAAACTGTTGCAGTTTTGGCTCTCTCCAAAGAAGTTGCAAAACCACTGTTAATTAAGTTAGTCGTAGCATCTGTATTGATGATTGCTACAGGTTATCCTGGTGAAGTTTCAGATAGCGTAACTGCTCGCGTTATTTGGGGAACGATCAGCACTATCCCCTTTGCTTACATTCTTTACTTGCTGTGGATAGAACTGGGTAAATCGCTCGAACGTCAACTCCTAAGAAACACATTCGGTAGGTGTTGA
- a CDS encoding phytase, with protein MAGQLSHDKVRFATFNASLNRNNAGELITDLSTPDNEQAKAVAEIIQRTNPDVLLLNEFDYDENGEAIANFKQNYLEVAQNGVDAVEYPYVYLAPSNTGISSGFDLNNDGTVGTESFDLANDAFGFGTFPGQYGMVLLSKYPIEESEIRTFQNFLWKDMPNGFLTNDPSIDNPDTEVNENLNGFYSAEEIEVLRLSSKSHWDIPVNVNGEIIHVLASHPTPPVFDGEEDRNGKRNHDEIRFWADYVTPGNGEYIYDDSGETGGLNSGAKFVIMGDQNADPNDGDSTDNAILQLLDNPQINTAVTPSSEGGIDAAIRQGLNNLTQTGNPAFDTADFAEENFGGPGNIRADYVLPSNNLDIESAGVFWPEGDEAEFDLVGDFPFPSSDHRLVYADVEKTNVDRKTVSNVNFLGEVTFPTGLQLEETEVGGISGLAYDASKGIYYGLSDDRSQINPARFYDISIDLSDGSLDDGDISFDSVTTLLDEDGNAFPEFSLDPEGIVLTKNNTLFVSSEGDTNQLINPFVNEFSLAGQEIGELPVPAKFLPTANQSSGIRNNAAFESLTITPDERYLYTAAEDALFQDGERADLDNGSLVRIAKYDLQTREVVGEFVYELDEVAEVPEPADGFKVNGLVELLATDNNGSLLALERSFSVGKGNTVKLYEVQTQGALDVSGVNDLFREEPLEDDGEILAPGAFEIDPAVNKRLLVDFADLGITPDNLEALAFGPTLPDGSQSLIVASDNNFNDTQTTQFLALGLDFDTTPAVLPTVETPYTIDNEEVLEPKPLNILLVNDDGFEAEGIEVMYDALVAAGHNVTFVAPKEQQSGKGTLINVDNLGQPTEVVEFEPNKWYIDASPVVTTLAGLDFVLNGEEPDLVISGINEGENVGASVAISSGTVSAATTATRRNIPAIAVSAGTLRDAAFNVDEAELEKAYQTGADTVVDLVKQLSLYSSASDNSKLMPDGVGLNVNIPPVVDDIEGISYTKLDGTGTFNLFVDELAPDVPGLLFTQGEEIEPSEITVEDSEGQNFLADFITVTPIDGDWTASDNVRQTLSDRIESAPENPTATPLNILLTNDDGFDAPGIETLYNQLTAAGHNVTLVGPFEQQSGTGTVLDVDKIFQPLDITNVGGDKWYVDAGVRTTTWAGLDYVLDEQPDLVISGINAGENIGPGGAVSSGTVSAAVTALLREVPGIAISGGIDFATFETPDTTYDIGADYLVNLIAQLQATQGEDDFILPDGKGLSINIPTRLPDGVDEIQPAVFTNASDTEPFNIDFGPVDEDGNVGLRFAPNAIPTEPNPTSEGDQFLSGFITVTPIDGDWTAPQSEREIAESILTAPEPVLAGDSDDPAIWVNPDNSAESIVIGTLKDGGLATFNLQGEIQQVISAPGFGEQALLGENENQEFEEFGDSEALLQAERRFNNVDIIYNFPLASMIMGGETKVDLAVASDRENDTLAIFSISENGQLNKLPTPQLDDAEFSIFGVDDGEATAYGLATYTSPVSGKSYVFVTQADGNKVAQIELTSKLGPADEQLIEAEVVRTLELPTPTGDAEDSQSEGVVIDQELGFLYVALEDQVGILKFSAEPDAGSDFTVVQSVDADYLTPDIEGLSIYYGDNGTGYLIANSQGDSSYAVFSREGNNEYLGSFVVGDNNGIDQVNESDGLDVINVPLGEEFPNGLLVLQDGANDPQNAVEDDEELENNSTNFKFVPWDGVANSFDNSLQINTSSYDPRNPKPQSLINGIASGDTTQNSTVLWARSTFVGEVTFEYSTDAEFNSVIGTVTANVENTNVPVKVEINGLNPGTEYYYRVTDAAGDSAIGEFETSAETGTKAGLRFGVAGDWRGEISPYPAISNASESDLAFFVEHGDTIYADYGSAAVLNEDGSFKEQAETLDEYRAKHGEVYGTRFGQNTWTDLRASTSILATIDDHEVINDFAGGEPAADDARFPEQAGLINDTELYENGLQSFQEYNPLRDEFYENTGDELTEGERKLYRNNTYGSDAAVITLDNRSFRNQALDNPDATTLGIDLASGVDQTTAFTNFVVNEVLPFETAAFDPTRTMLGQPQLEDLKQDLLKAEQDGTTWKFVMVPEPMQALGPLLGPADRFDGYLNERTEILQFVEDNDIDNVVFIAADIHGTLVNNLTYQEQPGGPQIATNAFEVTTGSVAFDAPFGQSVTNGAAQLGFVTPEQLQQYNSLPILNAPAGVPSKDDFFTQLLNDAALTPFGLDPVGLEADSGIDAELIQGGYVAAHTFGWTEFDINAETQALTVTTYGIEPYSEEELLANPEAITSREPQIVSQFVVNPQEVDPLSATLIDTSNKDADGNEIELIDLTAYAGQTVTASYEINREADYDNNVYFYTVGDEGKIGELAPTDGTEYIQAALNNVVNSSQGLTTPDEQITMGTLEIAGGDMLGVLIVADGNLSEAKNNLDSVEGVYFSYMGANTDNGSFDHIKFENGMFKFEDLVNGGDEDFDDIEIKMEFTV; from the coding sequence ATGGCTGGTCAGCTAAGTCACGACAAGGTGCGTTTTGCTACATTTAATGCTTCTTTGAATCGTAATAATGCAGGGGAATTAATTACCGATTTATCTACCCCAGATAACGAGCAAGCCAAAGCTGTAGCCGAAATCATTCAGCGAACAAATCCCGATGTTTTGTTATTGAATGAGTTTGATTATGATGAAAATGGGGAGGCGATCGCCAATTTCAAGCAGAACTATTTAGAAGTTGCTCAAAATGGTGTTGATGCTGTTGAGTATCCCTACGTTTATTTAGCACCTTCCAATACAGGTATTTCTTCTGGGTTTGATTTAAATAATGATGGTACTGTTGGCACTGAAAGCTTTGATTTAGCTAATGATGCTTTTGGTTTTGGTACTTTCCCCGGACAATATGGGATGGTATTGTTATCCAAGTATCCTATAGAAGAATCAGAAATAAGAACTTTCCAGAATTTTTTATGGAAGGATATGCCAAATGGGTTTTTGACTAATGACCCTAGTATTGACAATCCCGATACAGAAGTCAATGAAAATTTGAATGGGTTTTATTCTGCTGAAGAAATAGAAGTACTGCGTTTATCTTCTAAAAGTCATTGGGATATTCCGGTTAATGTAAATGGTGAAATTATTCACGTTTTAGCTTCTCACCCCACACCTCCAGTATTTGATGGTGAAGAAGATAGAAACGGTAAACGCAATCACGATGAAATCCGCTTCTGGGCTGATTATGTAACTCCTGGGAATGGTGAATATATTTATGATGATAGTGGTGAAACTGGGGGTTTAAACTCCGGTGCAAAATTTGTCATCATGGGAGACCAAAACGCTGACCCCAACGATGGTGACAGCACAGATAATGCAATTTTGCAACTATTAGATAATCCTCAAATTAATACTGCTGTTACTCCTTCGAGTGAAGGTGGAATTGATGCAGCGATTCGTCAAGGTTTGAATAATCTTACTCAAACTGGTAATCCAGCATTTGATACAGCAGATTTTGCAGAAGAAAATTTTGGTGGTCCTGGAAACATAAGAGCGGATTATGTTTTACCTTCTAATAATTTAGATATTGAGTCAGCTGGAGTATTTTGGCCAGAAGGTGATGAAGCTGAATTTGATTTAGTCGGAGATTTTCCTTTCCCCAGTTCCGACCATCGTTTGGTTTATGCTGATGTTGAGAAAACCAATGTTGACCGCAAAACTGTTTCTAATGTGAATTTCTTGGGAGAAGTTACTTTTCCTACTGGTTTACAGCTTGAGGAAACGGAAGTTGGGGGAATTTCTGGTTTAGCTTACGATGCTTCTAAGGGAATTTATTACGGATTATCTGACGATAGAAGTCAAATCAATCCCGCTCGTTTTTACGATATATCCATTGATTTAAGCGACGGTTCTTTGGATGATGGGGATATTAGCTTTGATAGTGTTACTACTCTTTTAGATGAAGATGGTAATGCTTTCCCAGAGTTCAGTCTCGATCCAGAAGGAATTGTTCTCACCAAAAATAATACTTTATTTGTTTCTTCTGAAGGGGATACAAATCAATTAATCAATCCTTTTGTTAACGAGTTTTCCCTAGCTGGACAAGAAATTGGTGAATTACCAGTACCAGCGAAATTCCTACCTACAGCAAACCAAAGCAGCGGAATTCGCAACAATGCTGCTTTTGAAAGCTTAACTATTACTCCCGATGAACGTTATTTATATACTGCTGCTGAAGATGCACTTTTCCAAGATGGTGAAAGAGCAGATTTAGATAATGGTTCTTTGGTAAGAATTGCTAAATACGATTTACAAACCAGAGAAGTTGTTGGTGAATTTGTTTATGAATTGGATGAAGTCGCTGAAGTACCAGAACCTGCTGATGGTTTTAAAGTAAATGGTTTAGTCGAATTACTTGCTACTGATAATAACGGTAGTCTTCTAGCTCTGGAGCGTTCTTTTTCTGTAGGAAAAGGTAACACGGTTAAACTTTACGAAGTCCAAACCCAAGGTGCTTTAGATGTTAGCGGTGTAAATGATTTATTCCGTGAAGAACCTTTAGAAGATGATGGAGAAATTTTAGCTCCTGGTGCTTTTGAAATTGATCCAGCGGTTAATAAGCGTTTGTTGGTAGACTTTGCTGATTTGGGAATTACTCCCGACAATTTAGAAGCTTTGGCTTTTGGTCCTACATTACCAGATGGTAGTCAAAGTTTAATTGTTGCTAGCGATAATAATTTTAACGACACTCAAACAACTCAGTTTCTTGCTCTTGGTTTAGATTTCGATACTACTCCCGCAGTTCTTCCCACTGTAGAAACTCCTTACACCATTGATAACGAGGAAGTTCTCGAACCAAAACCGTTAAATATTCTGTTGGTTAACGATGATGGTTTTGAAGCAGAAGGCATCGAAGTCATGTATGATGCTCTTGTCGCTGCTGGTCATAATGTTACCTTCGTTGCACCAAAGGAACAGCAGAGCGGTAAGGGAACTTTAATTAATGTAGATAATCTGGGACAACCTACAGAAGTTGTTGAATTTGAACCAAATAAATGGTATATAGATGCTTCTCCTGTAGTTACAACTTTAGCTGGGTTAGATTTTGTTCTTAATGGTGAAGAACCAGATTTAGTTATTTCCGGGATTAACGAAGGGGAAAACGTTGGTGCTTCTGTTGCGATTAGTTCTGGTACGGTAAGTGCAGCAACTACCGCTACTCGTCGGAATATTCCTGCAATTGCTGTCAGTGCTGGAACTTTGCGAGATGCTGCTTTTAATGTTGACGAAGCAGAATTAGAGAAAGCTTATCAAACAGGTGCTGATACAGTTGTTGATTTAGTTAAACAACTCAGCCTTTACTCTAGCGCTAGTGATAATAGTAAACTAATGCCAGATGGAGTTGGTTTAAATGTCAATATTCCTCCGGTTGTAGATGATATTGAAGGTATTTCCTACACCAAGTTAGATGGAACTGGTACTTTCAACTTGTTTGTAGATGAACTTGCTCCCGATGTTCCTGGTTTACTTTTCACTCAGGGAGAGGAAATAGAACCTTCAGAAATTACAGTTGAAGATTCCGAAGGACAAAACTTCCTTGCTGATTTTATTACCGTAACTCCTATTGATGGAGATTGGACGGCGAGTGATAATGTCCGTCAAACTTTGAGCGATAGAATTGAATCTGCTCCCGAAAATCCCACAGCAACACCTTTAAATATTCTGCTCACCAACGATGATGGTTTTGATGCTCCTGGGATTGAAACTCTCTACAATCAACTTACTGCTGCTGGTCATAATGTAACTTTAGTTGGTCCTTTTGAACAGCAAAGCGGTACCGGAACAGTACTTGATGTAGATAAAATCTTCCAACCTCTTGATATTACCAATGTTGGAGGTGATAAGTGGTATGTAGATGCTGGAGTTCGTACTACTACCTGGGCTGGTTTAGATTATGTCTTAGATGAACAACCAGACTTAGTAATTTCTGGGATTAATGCAGGTGAAAATATTGGACCTGGTGGTGCGGTTTCTTCTGGTACGGTAAGTGCAGCAGTTACAGCATTATTAAGAGAAGTACCAGGAATTGCAATTAGCGGTGGAATTGATTTCGCTACTTTTGAAACTCCCGATACCACTTACGATATTGGTGCTGATTACCTTGTAAATTTAATTGCTCAACTTCAAGCAACTCAAGGTGAAGATGATTTCATTCTTCCTGACGGTAAAGGTTTAAGTATTAATATTCCTACTCGTTTACCAGATGGTGTAGATGAAATTCAACCTGCTGTATTTACAAACGCTAGCGACACCGAACCATTTAATATTGATTTTGGTCCTGTAGATGAAGATGGTAACGTCGGACTCAGATTTGCTCCAAACGCAATTCCTACAGAACCCAATCCCACATCAGAAGGAGACCAATTCTTATCAGGTTTCATTACCGTTACCCCAATTGACGGAGATTGGACAGCACCCCAGAGCGAAAGAGAAATCGCTGAAAGTATTTTAACTGCTCCAGAACCAGTTTTAGCTGGTGATTCTGACGACCCCGCAATTTGGGTAAATCCCGATAATTCGGCTGAAAGTATTGTTATCGGAACTTTGAAAGATGGTGGTTTAGCTACCTTTAATTTACAAGGAGAAATTCAACAGGTAATTTCAGCACCAGGATTTGGGGAACAAGCTTTATTAGGGGAAAACGAGAACCAAGAATTTGAAGAATTTGGCGATAGCGAAGCGCTGCTGCAAGCAGAACGCCGTTTCAACAACGTTGATATTATCTACAATTTCCCTCTAGCATCAATGATAATGGGTGGGGAAACAAAAGTTGATTTAGCGGTTGCTTCCGATAGAGAAAATGACACTTTAGCTATCTTTAGTATTTCCGAAAACGGTCAACTAAATAAATTACCTACACCACAATTAGATGATGCAGAATTTTCAATTTTTGGTGTAGATGATGGGGAAGCAACGGCTTACGGTTTAGCAACTTATACCAGTCCGGTTTCTGGAAAATCCTACGTTTTCGTTACCCAAGCTGACGGTAATAAAGTTGCTCAAATCGAATTAACTTCTAAATTAGGTCCCGCTGACGAACAATTAATAGAAGCAGAAGTTGTTCGTACTTTAGAATTACCAACACCCACAGGTGATGCAGAAGATTCTCAATCGGAAGGAGTTGTAATTGACCAAGAACTGGGTTTCCTTTACGTAGCGCTGGAAGACCAAGTAGGTATACTCAAGTTCTCTGCCGAACCAGATGCTGGTAGTGATTTTACTGTAGTTCAATCTGTAGATGCTGATTACCTAACTCCCGATATTGAAGGTTTATCAATATACTACGGTGACAACGGAACTGGTTATTTAATTGCTAACAGTCAAGGTGATTCTTCCTATGCTGTTTTCAGTCGTGAAGGTAATAACGAATATTTGGGTAGTTTCGTTGTTGGTGATAATAACGGAATTGACCAAGTAAATGAAAGCGATGGTTTAGATGTAATTAACGTACCTTTGGGTGAAGAATTCCCCAACGGATTATTAGTATTACAAGACGGAGCAAACGACCCGCAAAATGCTGTTGAAGATGATGAAGAATTAGAAAATAACAGCACCAACTTTAAATTTGTACCTTGGGATGGAGTCGCAAATTCATTCGATAATTCCTTACAAATTAACACCAGCAGCTATGACCCACGCAATCCAAAACCACAATCCTTAATTAACGGAATTGCTAGCGGTGATACCACCCAAAATTCTACAGTATTGTGGGCGCGGAGTACATTCGTGGGTGAAGTCACCTTTGAATATTCCACTGACGCAGAATTCAATTCCGTTATCGGAACAGTTACCGCAAACGTAGAAAACACTAACGTTCCCGTCAAAGTTGAAATTAACGGTTTAAATCCAGGAACCGAATATTATTATCGCGTTACCGATGCTGCTGGCGATAGTGCAATCGGTGAATTTGAAACTTCTGCCGAAACTGGAACAAAAGCAGGTTTACGCTTTGGTGTTGCTGGAGATTGGAGAGGTGAAATTTCTCCTTACCCCGCAATTAGTAATGCCTCGGAAAGCGATTTAGCATTCTTCGTCGAACATGGTGATACAATATACGCCGATTATGGTTCAGCCGCAGTCCTGAACGAAGATGGAAGTTTCAAAGAACAAGCGGAAACTCTTGACGAATATCGCGCTAAACACGGTGAAGTTTACGGAACTCGCTTCGGTCAAAATACCTGGACTGATTTACGCGCTTCAACCTCAATTCTGGCTACAATTGACGACCACGAAGTAATTAACGACTTTGCAGGTGGAGAACCAGCTGCTGACGATGCTCGTTTCCCAGAACAAGCGGGTTTAATTAACGATACAGAACTCTACGAAAACGGACTGCAATCTTTCCAGGAATACAACCCCCTACGGGATGAATTCTATGAAAATACGGGTGATGAACTTACCGAAGGCGAGCGCAAACTATATCGTAACAATACTTACGGTAGCGATGCAGCAGTAATTACCCTTGATAACCGTTCCTTCCGCAATCAAGCCTTAGACAATCCTGATGCAACCACATTAGGCATAGACTTAGCATCAGGAGTTGACCAAACTACTGCTTTCACCAACTTTGTAGTTAACGAAGTACTTCCTTTTGAAACTGCTGCATTTGACCCCACTCGAACAATGTTGGGTCAGCCGCAATTAGAAGACTTAAAGCAGGATTTACTCAAAGCCGAACAAGACGGGACAACTTGGAAGTTCGTCATGGTACCCGAGCCAATGCAGGCTTTGGGACCATTGCTTGGACCTGCCGACCGTTTCGACGGATATCTTAACGAACGTACCGAAATTCTCCAGTTTGTTGAAGATAACGACATTGATAACGTCGTATTTATCGCTGCGGATATTCACGGAACTTTGGTTAATAATTTAACTTACCAAGAACAACCTGGTGGTCCGCAAATTGCTACTAATGCCTTTGAAGTTACCACTGGTTCTGTAGCTTTTGATGCACCATTTGGTCAAAGCGTTACCAATGGTGCAGCACAACTTGGTTTTGTGACTCCCGAACAGCTTCAACAATACAACAGTTTACCCATACTCAATGCACCCGCAGGTGTTCCCAGCAAAGATGATTTCTTTACTCAATTGCTCAACGATGCAGCTTTAACACCATTCGGTTTAGACCCAGTTGGTTTAGAAGCAGATAGCGGAATTGATGCAGAATTAATCCAAGGTGGATATGTAGCAGCACATACCTTTGGTTGGACTGAGTTCGATATTAATGCAGAAACTCAAGCATTAACCGTAACCACATACGGTATTGAGCCATATTCCGAAGAGGAATTACTGGCAAATCCCGAAGCAATTACCAGCAGAGAACCGCAAATAGTCAGTCAATTTGTGGTTAATCCTCAAGAAGTAGACCCATTAAGCGCTACTCTCATTGACACCAGCAATAAAGATGCAGATGGAAATGAGATAGAATTAATTGACCTCACAGCATACGCAGGTCAAACCGTAACAGCTAGTTATGAAATTAACCGAGAAGCTGATTACGACAACAACGTTTACTTCTATACAGTTGGTGACGAAGGTAAAATTGGCGAACTAGCACCTACAGATGGAACTGAGTATATCCAAGCTGCATTAAACAACGTTGTTAATTCAAGCCAAGGATTAACAACTCCCGACGAACAAATAACTATGGGAACCTTGGAAATAGCAGGTGGTGATATGCTTGGTGTTTTGATTGTTGCTGACGGTAATCTTAGTGAAGCTAAGAACAACCTTGATAGTGTAGAAGGAGTTTACTTCTCTTACATGGGAGCAAACACCGATAACGGAAGTTTCGACCACATCAAATTTGAGAATGGTATGTTCAAATTTGAAGACTTAGTTAACGGTGGTGATGAAGATTTCGACGATATTGAAATCAAGATGGAATTTACCGTGTAA